One Cervus canadensis isolate Bull #8, Minnesota chromosome 13, ASM1932006v1, whole genome shotgun sequence DNA segment encodes these proteins:
- the KLHL12 gene encoding kelch-like protein 12 isoform X1, whose product MRGIMAPKDIMTNTHAKSILNSMNSLRKSNTLCDVTLRVEQKDFPAHRIVLAACSDYFCAMFTSELSEKGKPYVDIQGLTASTMEILLDFVYTETVHVTVENVQELLPAACLLQLKGVKQACCEFLESQLDPSNCLGIRDFAETHNCVDLMRAAEVFSQKHFPEVVQHEEFILLGQGEVEKLIKCDEIQVDSEEPVFEAVINWVKHAKKEREGSLPDLLQYVRMPLLTPRYITDVIDTEPFIRCSLQCRDLVDEAKKFHLRPELRTQMQGPRTRARLGANEVLLVVGGFGSQQSPIDVVEKYDPKTQEWSFLPSITRKRRYVASVSLHDRIYVIGGYDGRSRLSSVECLDYTADEDGVWYSVAPMNVRRGLAGATTLGDMIYVSGGFDGSRRHTSMERYDPNIDQWSMLGDMQTAREGAGLVVASGVIYCLGGYDGLNILNSVEKYDPHTGHWTNVTPMATKRSGAGVALLNDHIYVVGGFDGTAHLSSVEAYNIRTDSWTTVTSMTTPRCYVGATVLRGRLYAIAGYDGNSLLSSIECYDPIIDSWEVVTSMGTQRCDAGVCVLREK is encoded by the exons ATGAGAGGCATTATGGCTCCCAAAGACATAATGACAAATACTCATGCTAAATCCATCCTCAATTCCATGAACTCCCTCAGGAAGAGCAATACCCTCTGTGATGTGACACTGAGAGTGGAACAGAAGGACTTCCCTGCCCACCGGATCGTGCTGGCTGCCTGCAGTGATTACTTCTGCGCCATGTTCACCAGTGAG ctttCAGAGAAGGGGAAACCGTATGTAGATATTCAAGGTTTAACTGCCTCGACCATGGAGATCCTGCTGGACTTTGTGTACACGGAGACCGTGCACGTGACGGTGGAGAATGTCCAGGAACTGCTCCCCGCAGCCTGCCTGCTTCAGCTGAAAG GCGTGAAGCAAGCCTGCTGCGAGTTCTTGGAAAGCCAGCTGGACCCTTCCAACTGCCTGGGCATCCGGGACTTCGCTGAGACTCACAACTGTGTCGACCTGATGCGAGCAGCCGAGGTTTTCAGCCAGAAGCATTTTCCTGAAGTGGTGCAGCATGAAGAGTTCATCCTTCTCGGCCAGGGAGAGGTGGAGAAGCTCATCAAGTGCGACGAGATCCAG GTGGACTCTGAAGAGCCGGTCTTCGAGGCTGTGATCAACTGGGTGAAGCACGCCAAGAAGGAGCGGGAAGGGTCCCTGCCGGACCTGCTGCAGTACGTCCGGATGCCCCTGCTGACCCCCCGCTACATCACAGACGTCATAGACACTGAG CCTTTCATCCGCTGCAGTTTGCAGTGCAGGGACCTCGTTGACGAAGCCAAGAAGTTTCACCTGAGGCCTGAGCTGCGCACTCAGATGCAGGGGCCCCGGACGAGGGCGCGGCTAG GAGCCAACGAGGTGCTTCTGGTGGTCGGGGGCTTCGGAAGCCAGCAGTCTCCCATCGACGTGGTGGAGAAGTACGACCCCAAGACGCAGGAGTGGAGCTTTTTGCCA AGCATTACCCGGAAGAGACGCTATGTGGCCTCGGTGTCCCTTCACGACCGGATCTACGTGATTGGTGGCTATGACGGCCGCTCCCGCCTCAGCTCCGTGGAGTGTCTGGACTACACGGCGGACGAGGACGGGGTCTGGTATTCTGTGGCGCCAATGAACGTGCGGCGTGGCCTGGCTGGAGCCACCACCCTCGGAG ATATGATCTATGTCTCTGGGGGCTTTGATGGAAGCAGGCGCCACACCAGTATGGAGCGCTATGACCCGAACATTGACCAGTGGAGCATGCTGGGCGACATGCAGACGGCCCGGGAAGGTGCCGGCCTCGTGGTGGCCAGTGGGGTGATCTACTGTCTAG GAGGATATGACGGCTTGAATATCTTAAACTCAGTTGAGAAGTACGACCCCCATACAGGACACTGGACTAATGTCACACCAATGGCCACCAAGCGCTCGG GTGCAGGGGTAGCCCTGCTGAATGACCATATTTATGTGGTGGGGGGATTCGATGGTACAGCCCACCTTTCTTCTGTGGAAGCCTACAACATTCGCACGGACTCCTGGACAACGGTCACGAGCATGACCACCCCGCGGTGCTACGTCGGGGCCACGGTGCTTCGGGGGAGACTTTATGCGATTGCAGG CTACGACGGGAACTCCCTGCTGAGCAGCATTGAGTGCTATGACCCCATCATCGACAGCTGGGAGGTCGTGACCTCCATGGGCACTCAGCGCTGCGACGCCGGCGTGTGTGTTCTCCGAGAGAAGTGA
- the KLHL12 gene encoding kelch-like protein 12 isoform X2 → MDGRKRDASVGFLDERGRLNAWYLQNPRIPFILSTYCLMRGIMAPKDIMTNTHAKSILNSMNSLRKSNTLCDVTLRVEQKDFPAHRIVLAACSDYFCAMFTSELSEKGKPYVDIQGLTASTMEILLDFVYTETVHVTVENVQELLPAACLLQLKGVKQACCEFLESQLDPSNCLGIRDFAETHNCVDLMRAAEVFSQKHFPEVVQHEEFILLGQGEVEKLIKCDEIQVDSEEPVFEAVINWVKHAKKEREGSLPDLLQYVRMPLLTPRYITDVIDTEPFIRCSLQCRDLVDEAKKFHLRPELRTQMQGPRTRARLGANEVLLVVGGFGSQQSPIDVVEKYDPKTQEWSFLPSITRKRRYVASVSLHDRIYVIGGYDGRSRLSSVECLDYTADEDGVWYSVAPMNVRRGLAGATTLGDMIYVSGGFDGSRRHTSMERYDPNIDQWSMLGDMQTAREGAGLVVASGVIYCLGGYDGLNILNSVEKYDPHTGHWTNVTPMATKRSGAGVALLNDHIYVVGGFDGTAHLSSVEAYNIRTDSWTTVTSMTTPRCYVGATVLRGRLYAIAGYDGNSLLSSIECYDPIIDSWEVVTSMGTQRCDAGVCVLREK, encoded by the exons ATGGACGGGAGGAAACGGGACGCCTCGGTGGGTTTTCTCGACGAGAGAGGGCGCCTGAACGCCTG GTACTTACAGAATCCAAGGATCCCTTTCATTCTCTCTACATATTGCTTGATGAGAGGCATTATGGCTCCCAAAGACATAATGACAAATACTCATGCTAAATCCATCCTCAATTCCATGAACTCCCTCAGGAAGAGCAATACCCTCTGTGATGTGACACTGAGAGTGGAACAGAAGGACTTCCCTGCCCACCGGATCGTGCTGGCTGCCTGCAGTGATTACTTCTGCGCCATGTTCACCAGTGAG ctttCAGAGAAGGGGAAACCGTATGTAGATATTCAAGGTTTAACTGCCTCGACCATGGAGATCCTGCTGGACTTTGTGTACACGGAGACCGTGCACGTGACGGTGGAGAATGTCCAGGAACTGCTCCCCGCAGCCTGCCTGCTTCAGCTGAAAG GCGTGAAGCAAGCCTGCTGCGAGTTCTTGGAAAGCCAGCTGGACCCTTCCAACTGCCTGGGCATCCGGGACTTCGCTGAGACTCACAACTGTGTCGACCTGATGCGAGCAGCCGAGGTTTTCAGCCAGAAGCATTTTCCTGAAGTGGTGCAGCATGAAGAGTTCATCCTTCTCGGCCAGGGAGAGGTGGAGAAGCTCATCAAGTGCGACGAGATCCAG GTGGACTCTGAAGAGCCGGTCTTCGAGGCTGTGATCAACTGGGTGAAGCACGCCAAGAAGGAGCGGGAAGGGTCCCTGCCGGACCTGCTGCAGTACGTCCGGATGCCCCTGCTGACCCCCCGCTACATCACAGACGTCATAGACACTGAG CCTTTCATCCGCTGCAGTTTGCAGTGCAGGGACCTCGTTGACGAAGCCAAGAAGTTTCACCTGAGGCCTGAGCTGCGCACTCAGATGCAGGGGCCCCGGACGAGGGCGCGGCTAG GAGCCAACGAGGTGCTTCTGGTGGTCGGGGGCTTCGGAAGCCAGCAGTCTCCCATCGACGTGGTGGAGAAGTACGACCCCAAGACGCAGGAGTGGAGCTTTTTGCCA AGCATTACCCGGAAGAGACGCTATGTGGCCTCGGTGTCCCTTCACGACCGGATCTACGTGATTGGTGGCTATGACGGCCGCTCCCGCCTCAGCTCCGTGGAGTGTCTGGACTACACGGCGGACGAGGACGGGGTCTGGTATTCTGTGGCGCCAATGAACGTGCGGCGTGGCCTGGCTGGAGCCACCACCCTCGGAG ATATGATCTATGTCTCTGGGGGCTTTGATGGAAGCAGGCGCCACACCAGTATGGAGCGCTATGACCCGAACATTGACCAGTGGAGCATGCTGGGCGACATGCAGACGGCCCGGGAAGGTGCCGGCCTCGTGGTGGCCAGTGGGGTGATCTACTGTCTAG GAGGATATGACGGCTTGAATATCTTAAACTCAGTTGAGAAGTACGACCCCCATACAGGACACTGGACTAATGTCACACCAATGGCCACCAAGCGCTCGG GTGCAGGGGTAGCCCTGCTGAATGACCATATTTATGTGGTGGGGGGATTCGATGGTACAGCCCACCTTTCTTCTGTGGAAGCCTACAACATTCGCACGGACTCCTGGACAACGGTCACGAGCATGACCACCCCGCGGTGCTACGTCGGGGCCACGGTGCTTCGGGGGAGACTTTATGCGATTGCAGG CTACGACGGGAACTCCCTGCTGAGCAGCATTGAGTGCTATGACCCCATCATCGACAGCTGGGAGGTCGTGACCTCCATGGGCACTCAGCGCTGCGACGCCGGCGTGTGTGTTCTCCGAGAGAAGTGA
- the RABIF gene encoding guanine nucleotide exchange factor MSS4: MEAPEPPSELVSEEGRNRKAVLCRRCGSRVLQPGTALFSRRQLFLPSMRKKPALASGGGPEGDLLQEHWLVEDMFTFENVGFTKDVGNIKFLVCADCEVGPIGWHCLDDKDSFYVALDRVSHE; the protein is encoded by the exons ATGGAGGCCCCGGAGCCGCCGAGCGAGCTGGTGTCCGAGGAGGGCCGGAACCGGAAGGCGGTGCTGTGCCGGCGCTGCGGCTCCCGCGTGCTGCAGCCGGGCACGGCGCTCTTCTCCCGCCGCCAG CTCTTCCTCCCGTCCATGAGGAAGAAGCCGGCGCTGGCCAGCGGCGGTGGTCCGGAGGGCGACCTCCTGCAGGAGCACTGGCTGGTGGAGGACATGTTCACTTTCGAGAATGTGGGCTTCACCAAGGACGTGGGCAACATCAAGTTCCTGGTCTGTGCAGACTGCGAGGTGGGCCCCATTGGCTGGCACTGCCTGGATGACAAGGACAGTTTCTACGTGGCTTTGGACCGGGTttcccatgagtga